From the Nocardiopsis changdeensis genome, one window contains:
- a CDS encoding citryl-CoA lyase, translating to MSTQDTAGSMTHKEIGAWWSTAITRIAPGEIDLRGYPVQELIGRVSLVETVWLLLRGELPDPERARLLEAALVAAVDHGPQAPSIAAARMAATCGVGLNNAVATGVNLLGDVHGGAGQQCIALLERMALLREEGASADGAAEAVVAEHRERGQRVPGFGHRFHPRDPRRDPLVDRVREAVDRDLVPPTHLESGLALEAALARGRSRPVPMNIDGATAIVYASLGFAAELGRGLFVLSRSVGILAHAWEESGGRARIKGPLPRRVLAGHHGPETRHLPR from the coding sequence ATGAGCACACAGGACACGGCGGGGTCCATGACCCACAAGGAGATCGGCGCGTGGTGGTCGACCGCCATCACGCGGATCGCCCCCGGGGAGATCGACCTGCGCGGCTACCCGGTCCAGGAGCTGATCGGGCGGGTCTCCCTGGTGGAGACCGTCTGGCTCCTGCTGCGCGGCGAGCTGCCGGACCCCGAGCGCGCCCGCCTGCTGGAGGCGGCCCTGGTGGCCGCGGTCGACCACGGGCCGCAGGCGCCCTCCATCGCCGCCGCCCGGATGGCCGCCACCTGCGGTGTGGGGCTCAACAACGCGGTCGCCACCGGGGTCAACCTCCTGGGGGACGTGCACGGGGGCGCGGGCCAGCAGTGCATCGCCCTCCTGGAGCGGATGGCCCTGCTGCGGGAGGAGGGCGCGTCCGCCGACGGGGCCGCCGAGGCCGTCGTGGCCGAGCACCGGGAGCGCGGGCAGCGGGTCCCCGGCTTCGGCCACCGCTTCCACCCCCGCGACCCGCGCCGCGACCCCCTCGTCGACCGGGTCCGCGAGGCGGTCGACCGGGACCTGGTGCCGCCGACGCACCTGGAGTCGGGGCTGGCGCTGGAGGCCGCGCTGGCCCGGGGGCGCAGCCGTCCCGTGCCGATGAACATCGACGGCGCCACGGCGATCGTCTACGCCTCCCTCGGGTTCGCCGCCGAGCTGGGGCGCGGCCTGTTCGTCCTGTCCAGGTCCGTGGGCATCCTCGCCCACGCCTGGGAGGAGAGCGGCGGCAGGGCCCGGATCAAGGGCCCGCTGCCCCGGCGGGTCCTGGCCGGGCACCACGGGCCGGAGACGCGCCACCTGCCGCGGTGA
- a CDS encoding DUF2946 family protein, giving the protein MDGHPGTRGTRTLAVLLAVLVLACLACALVRTGTAAHTAPPAGSGAVPVAAATDAPATDTGGGAGHGDHACGVAPASASASGPPLLLAPLPLLWALVRAAHAPAPPVEDAPAAPRHGPGLLTLLCVQRV; this is encoded by the coding sequence ATGGACGGGCACCCCGGCACACGCGGCACGCGCACCCTCGCGGTGCTGCTCGCCGTGCTCGTGCTGGCCTGCCTGGCCTGCGCCCTGGTGCGCACCGGCACCGCGGCGCACACCGCCCCGCCCGCGGGCTCCGGGGCCGTCCCGGTGGCCGCGGCCACCGACGCCCCGGCGACCGACACCGGGGGCGGCGCCGGGCACGGGGACCACGCCTGCGGGGTGGCCCCCGCTTCGGCGTCCGCCTCGGGCCCGCCGCTCCTCCTGGCCCCGCTCCCCCTGCTGTGGGCGCTGGTCCGCGCCGCGCACGCGCCGGCCCCGCCCGTCGAGGACGCCCCCGCGGCGCCCCGGCACGGGCCCGGGCTGCTCACCCTGCTCTGCGTACAACGGGTCTAG
- a CDS encoding IclR family transcriptional regulator, producing MSGDSDGGVRSVTRAIDMLDLFDERNLRYTTRELVERTGLAKTTVLRLVGTLEQRGLLWTGPDGRIAAGPGLLRWARLAHAVWQVPEAARAVMRELVADTAETVNLYVRADAVRVCVAQEEGPQRLRHVVNTGDEMVLWGGAASKVLLIGADDATLLRVAAASPYGPAHVDRLRAQVGDAAERGYAVSHGEREHGASGVAAPVFGRTGRTPVAALAVGGPTARFTDAAVRGFTESVMGAARRISEIGLDPAGGAPAPGEDR from the coding sequence ATGTCCGGTGACTCGGACGGGGGCGTCCGGAGCGTGACGCGCGCGATCGACATGCTCGACCTGTTCGACGAGCGGAACCTGCGCTACACCACGCGCGAGCTGGTGGAGCGCACCGGCCTGGCCAAGACCACCGTCCTGCGCCTGGTCGGCACGCTGGAGCAGCGGGGCCTGCTGTGGACGGGCCCGGACGGCAGGATCGCCGCGGGCCCCGGCCTGCTCCGCTGGGCCCGCCTGGCCCACGCCGTCTGGCAGGTGCCCGAGGCGGCCCGCGCCGTCATGCGCGAACTCGTCGCCGACACCGCCGAGACCGTCAACCTGTACGTGCGCGCCGACGCCGTCCGCGTGTGCGTGGCCCAGGAGGAGGGGCCGCAGCGCCTGCGGCACGTCGTCAACACCGGCGACGAGATGGTGCTGTGGGGCGGTGCCGCGAGCAAGGTCCTGCTCATCGGGGCCGACGACGCCACCCTGCTGCGGGTGGCCGCCGCCTCCCCCTACGGCCCGGCCCACGTGGACCGGCTGCGCGCGCAGGTCGGGGACGCCGCCGAACGCGGCTACGCCGTCAGCCACGGCGAACGCGAGCACGGGGCCTCGGGTGTGGCCGCCCCCGTCTTCGGGCGGACCGGGCGGACCCCCGTCGCCGCGCTGGCCGTCGGCGGGCCCACGGCCCGCTTCACCGACGCCGCCGTGCGGGGGTTCACCGAGTCCGTCATGGGCGCCGCCCGGCGCATCTCCGAGATCGGCCTGGACCCGGCCGGCGGCGCCCCGGCCCCGGGGGAGGACCGATGA
- a CDS encoding CaiB/BaiF CoA transferase family protein has translation MTGTGGDGPPLAGVRVLDMTNVLAGPYAGYQLALMGADVVKVEVPGTGDLARRLGASAELNDRRLGASFLAQNSGKRSLTLNLKSASGRRVMRTLLAGADVLLENFRPGVLERLGFGPDVLREVNPRLVYCAISGFGADGPLSDRPAYDQIVQGLSGMMGATGTPDTGPLRAGFPIADVLGGLAAAFAVSTALARRERTGQGTHLDVSMLETAITAMGWGVSNYLSTGAEPERIGNENATAAPSGTFATGDGALNISANKQEQFEILCRVVGAPELCGDPRFARREDRKAHREELRKALEEHLRARSAAEWEEELSGAGVPAGRVLGVREALESEQIAHRGLVHTLPFPGSGDRGLRVLGSGVHVDGAPLAPRTPPPLLGEHTVPVLREAGFDDAEIEALREEGTV, from the coding sequence ATGACCGGCACCGGCGGGGACGGCCCGCCCCTGGCGGGCGTCCGGGTCCTGGACATGACCAACGTGCTGGCCGGCCCCTACGCCGGCTACCAGCTCGCCCTCATGGGCGCCGACGTCGTCAAGGTCGAGGTCCCCGGGACCGGCGACCTGGCCCGGCGGCTGGGCGCCTCGGCCGAGCTCAACGACCGGCGGCTGGGCGCGTCCTTCCTCGCCCAGAACAGCGGCAAGCGCTCGCTCACCCTGAACCTGAAGTCCGCCTCCGGACGGCGGGTGATGCGGACGCTGCTGGCCGGCGCGGACGTCCTGCTGGAGAACTTCCGCCCCGGGGTGCTGGAGCGCCTCGGCTTCGGCCCCGACGTGCTGCGCGAGGTCAACCCGCGCCTGGTGTACTGCGCCATCTCCGGGTTCGGCGCCGACGGCCCGCTGAGCGACCGGCCCGCCTACGACCAGATCGTGCAGGGCCTGTCGGGGATGATGGGCGCCACCGGCACCCCCGACACGGGGCCGCTGCGGGCGGGCTTCCCCATCGCCGACGTGCTGGGCGGCCTGGCCGCCGCCTTCGCGGTGTCCACCGCCCTGGCGCGGCGCGAGCGCACCGGGCAGGGCACCCACCTGGACGTGTCCATGCTGGAGACCGCGATCACCGCCATGGGCTGGGGCGTGTCCAACTACCTCTCCACGGGGGCCGAGCCCGAGCGCATCGGCAACGAGAACGCCACCGCCGCGCCCTCGGGCACCTTCGCCACCGGCGACGGAGCGCTCAACATCTCCGCCAACAAGCAGGAGCAGTTCGAGATCCTCTGCCGCGTCGTCGGGGCCCCCGAGCTGTGCGGGGACCCCCGCTTCGCGCGGCGCGAGGACCGCAAGGCCCACCGGGAGGAGCTCCGCAAGGCCCTGGAGGAGCACTTGCGGGCGCGGTCCGCCGCGGAGTGGGAGGAAGAGCTCTCCGGCGCGGGCGTCCCGGCGGGACGCGTGCTCGGGGTCCGGGAGGCCCTGGAGTCGGAGCAGATCGCCCACCGCGGCCTGGTCCATACCCTGCCCTTCCCCGGCTCCGGCGACCGCGGGCTCCGGGTGCTGGGCAGCGGGGTGCACGTGGACGGGGCGCCCCTGGCGCCCCGGACCCCTCCTCCCCTGCTGGGCGAGCACACCGTCCCCGTGCTGCGCGAGGCCGGGTTCGACGACGCCGAGATCGAGGCCCTGCGAGAGGAAGGCACGGTATGA
- a CDS encoding ABC transporter substrate-binding protein: protein MTGARGRTARLGGIALAGLLAAALTGCGAAARDDDAPAAADGGGGAYPVTVATSQGEVTVESAPERVVALGFSSADELISLGVAPVKVAVDPDTLAENAPWLVDPLTEAAGGDLASVADPSLVTADGSPDLEAIATAAPDLIIAEVYQVPDRAAFDRLNAIAPTITPDTDAFNPDWDERLLSTAAAVDRTERARELIAELEEEFAAAGAEVPGIGDRTYQWVRADDNGYVFGNGSLFELFGMRPADNQDNTQTAAALSLENTGDLDADLLAVWAQTEERQAELEADPLFRELPSVRNGTVYFAGLDFANAINSPAPISLRWLRDELSPVVGALA from the coding sequence GTGACGGGAGCACGAGGGCGCACCGCCCGGCTCGGGGGTATCGCACTGGCGGGGCTGCTGGCGGCCGCGCTCACCGGCTGCGGGGCGGCGGCGCGGGACGACGACGCCCCGGCCGCGGCGGACGGGGGCGGGGGCGCCTACCCGGTCACCGTGGCGACCTCCCAGGGCGAGGTCACCGTCGAGTCGGCGCCCGAGCGGGTGGTGGCGCTCGGCTTCTCCTCCGCCGACGAGCTCATCTCCCTGGGTGTCGCCCCCGTCAAGGTCGCCGTCGACCCCGACACGCTGGCCGAGAACGCCCCCTGGCTGGTCGACCCCCTCACCGAGGCCGCCGGCGGCGACCTGGCGTCGGTCGCCGACCCCTCCCTGGTGACCGCCGACGGCAGCCCCGACCTGGAGGCGATCGCCACCGCGGCGCCGGACCTCATCATCGCCGAGGTCTACCAGGTGCCGGACCGGGCGGCGTTCGACCGGCTCAACGCCATCGCCCCCACCATCACCCCCGACACCGACGCCTTCAACCCCGACTGGGACGAGCGCCTGCTCTCCACCGCCGCCGCGGTGGACCGCACCGAGCGGGCGCGGGAGCTGATCGCCGAACTGGAGGAGGAGTTCGCCGCCGCCGGCGCGGAGGTGCCCGGGATCGGGGACCGGACCTACCAGTGGGTGCGGGCCGACGACAACGGCTACGTGTTCGGCAACGGCTCCCTGTTCGAGCTGTTCGGGATGCGCCCGGCCGACAACCAGGACAACACCCAGACCGCTGCCGCGCTCTCCCTGGAGAACACCGGCGACCTGGACGCCGACCTGCTGGCGGTGTGGGCGCAGACCGAGGAGCGGCAGGCGGAGCTGGAGGCCGACCCGCTGTTCCGGGAGCTGCCGTCGGTCCGCAACGGCACCGTCTACTTCGCGGGCCTGGACTTCGCCAACGCCATCAACTCCCCCGCGCCGATCTCCCTGCGCTGGCTGCGCGACGAGCTGTCCCCGGTGGTCGGCGCCCTGGCCTAG
- a CDS encoding tripartite tricarboxylate transporter TctB family protein: protein MTTHRTEAAPGGTAPAAPRARSWWRGRSEIFVGLLTVAIGVFLAVQTGAMHVPDNSASPGPRLFPSLVSALMIVLGAVLVLQVVRRPAPEPDGGEADRPEGAGVVGALVEGERPHTAAPAAHSDWRTVGTVLGSVVLFALLLQPVGWLLSGALLFFGVAWAFGGRRPLFEATVALVYSSVVQLAFVAGLGLNLPSGILGGVL, encoded by the coding sequence ATGACCACCCACCGCACCGAGGCCGCCCCCGGCGGCACGGCCCCCGCGGCCCCCAGGGCCCGATCCTGGTGGCGGGGGCGCAGCGAGATCTTCGTCGGCCTGCTCACCGTCGCCATCGGCGTCTTCCTCGCCGTCCAGACCGGCGCCATGCACGTGCCGGACAACTCCGCCTCGCCCGGCCCCCGGCTCTTCCCCTCCCTGGTGTCGGCCCTCATGATCGTCCTGGGCGCGGTCCTGGTCCTCCAGGTCGTCCGCCGCCCCGCCCCCGAGCCGGACGGCGGGGAGGCCGACCGGCCCGAGGGCGCCGGGGTCGTCGGCGCACTGGTGGAGGGCGAGCGCCCCCACACCGCCGCGCCCGCCGCCCACAGCGACTGGCGCACCGTCGGCACCGTGCTCGGCTCCGTGGTCCTGTTCGCCCTGCTCCTCCAGCCCGTCGGGTGGCTGCTGTCCGGGGCGCTCCTGTTCTTCGGCGTCGCCTGGGCCTTCGGCGGCCGCCGCCCCCTCTTCGAGGCGACCGTCGCCCTCGTGTACTCGTCCGTCGTCCAGCTGGCCTTCGTGGCGGGCCTCGGACTCAACCTGCCCTCCGGCATCCTGGGAGGGGTGCTCTGA
- a CDS encoding tripartite tricarboxylate transporter permease, with amino-acid sequence METFGLLAGGFAAALTPENLLWALVGVLLGTAVGVLPGLGSAMAVALLLPVTFKLDPTGAFIMFTAVYYGGLFGDSTTSILMNTPGNSSAIATAIEGHRMARRGRAPQALATAAVGAFLGAVVSTTVVAFFSNVIIDIALRFGPAEYLALAVFAFLATSAVVAQSMVRGTIALTIGLAIAMVGIDSQSGAARFTLGVPSLFEGISVVTVTVGLLALGEVLHVASRVHRGGHAAAPVSAGGTPWLGRGDLRRALPAWLRGIGFGLPFGAIPAGGSEIPTFLAYGTERRLARFRARRGRGADEFGEGAIEGVAAPESAASSTAGTAMGALLGLGLPTSATAAIMLAAFQQYGMQPGPLLFERNADLVWTLLASLFVGSVMLLVLNLPFAPLWARLLLIPRRYLYAGITGFAVLGVYAASYSTTDLWLLILLGLLGFMMRRYEIPLAPVLIAVILGPLAETELRRALAIGQGDVGVLFAGPITLGIYTVVLAAVAFVGIARARSRARAAAPAPEDTPAG; translated from the coding sequence ATGGAGACCTTCGGACTCCTGGCGGGCGGCTTCGCCGCGGCGCTGACCCCCGAGAACCTGCTGTGGGCCCTCGTCGGCGTGCTCCTGGGCACGGCGGTGGGCGTCCTGCCCGGACTGGGATCGGCCATGGCCGTGGCGCTCCTGCTCCCGGTCACCTTCAAGCTCGACCCCACCGGGGCGTTCATCATGTTCACCGCCGTCTACTACGGCGGCCTGTTCGGCGACTCCACCACGTCGATCCTCATGAACACCCCCGGCAACAGCTCCGCCATCGCCACGGCGATCGAGGGGCACCGGATGGCCCGGCGCGGCAGGGCCCCGCAGGCCCTGGCCACGGCCGCCGTCGGGGCGTTCCTCGGGGCGGTCGTCTCGACCACGGTCGTGGCGTTCTTCTCGAACGTCATCATCGACATCGCCCTGCGGTTCGGCCCGGCCGAATACCTGGCGCTGGCCGTCTTCGCGTTCCTGGCCACCTCCGCGGTGGTCGCCCAGTCCATGGTCCGGGGCACCATCGCCCTCACCATCGGCCTGGCCATCGCGATGGTCGGCATCGACTCCCAGAGCGGGGCCGCGCGCTTCACCCTCGGCGTGCCCTCCCTGTTCGAGGGAATCAGCGTGGTCACCGTGACCGTGGGCCTGCTCGCCCTGGGCGAGGTCCTCCACGTGGCGTCGCGCGTCCACCGGGGTGGCCACGCCGCGGCGCCCGTCAGCGCGGGCGGGACGCCCTGGCTCGGCCGCGGCGACCTGCGCCGGGCGCTGCCCGCCTGGCTGCGCGGCATCGGGTTCGGCCTGCCCTTCGGGGCGATCCCCGCGGGCGGCTCGGAGATCCCGACCTTCCTGGCCTACGGGACCGAGCGCCGGCTCGCCCGGTTCCGCGCCCGCCGCGGCCGGGGGGCCGACGAGTTCGGGGAGGGCGCGATCGAGGGGGTCGCGGCGCCGGAGTCCGCGGCCAGCTCCACGGCGGGGACCGCGATGGGCGCCCTGCTGGGCCTGGGGCTGCCGACCTCCGCGACGGCCGCCATCATGCTCGCCGCCTTCCAGCAGTACGGGATGCAGCCCGGCCCGCTGCTCTTCGAGCGCAACGCGGACCTGGTCTGGACCCTGCTGGCCAGCCTGTTCGTCGGCAGCGTCATGCTGCTGGTCCTCAACCTGCCGTTCGCGCCGCTGTGGGCCAGGCTGCTGCTGATCCCGCGCCGGTACCTGTACGCGGGCATCACCGGGTTCGCGGTCCTGGGGGTCTACGCGGCGTCGTACTCGACCACCGACCTGTGGCTCCTGATCCTGCTGGGGCTGCTCGGCTTCATGATGCGCCGCTACGAGATCCCGCTCGCCCCGGTGCTCATCGCGGTCATCCTGGGGCCGCTGGCCGAGACCGAGCTGCGGCGCGCGCTGGCGATCGGCCAGGGGGACGTGGGCGTCCTCTTCGCCGGGCCGATCACCCTGGGCATCTACACCGTGGTCCTGGCGGCCGTCGCCTTCGTGGGGATCGCCCGGGCGCGGTCCCGCGCCCGGGCCGCCGCACCCGCCCCCGAGGACACCCCGGCGGGGTGA
- a CDS encoding Bug family tripartite tricarboxylate transporter substrate binding protein, whose translation MDKQRALRATGAVCAALVVGAAAVNAALTGTHESQARARIDILVPADPGGGWDLVARETQHALRVNGIVDNTQVLNLPGAGGTIGLAQTVRREGEATTLMTTGTVMIGGIIVNDSAQTLEDVVPIARVADDYEVFVVRADSPLQDMGDLVEEWRDDPGSVAVGGGSLGGTDHLLAGLAARSQGVSPDEVNYIPFAGGAQALTSLLSGSIDVGVSGYNEFRDQVEAGNLRVLGVSARERVDGLEEHPTLPEQGVDAVLPNWRGFMAPPGITEEERAELTAVVEEMVATPEWQDTLERNRWDDTFQSGPEFEEFLEAEIARITEVTEELGLS comes from the coding sequence ATGGACAAGCAGCGGGCCCTCCGGGCGACCGGGGCCGTGTGCGCGGCCCTGGTCGTGGGCGCCGCCGCGGTGAACGCCGCGCTCACAGGAACGCACGAGTCCCAGGCGCGGGCGAGGATCGACATCCTCGTCCCCGCCGACCCCGGCGGCGGGTGGGACCTGGTGGCCCGCGAGACGCAGCACGCGCTGCGGGTCAACGGCATCGTCGACAACACCCAGGTGCTCAACCTGCCCGGCGCGGGCGGCACCATCGGGCTGGCCCAGACGGTGCGGCGCGAGGGGGAGGCCACGACCCTCATGACCACCGGGACGGTCATGATCGGCGGCATCATCGTCAACGACTCCGCCCAGACCCTGGAGGACGTCGTCCCCATCGCACGGGTCGCCGACGACTACGAGGTGTTCGTGGTCCGCGCCGACTCGCCGCTCCAGGACATGGGCGACCTGGTCGAGGAGTGGCGGGACGACCCGGGCTCGGTCGCCGTCGGCGGGGGCTCCCTGGGCGGCACCGACCACCTCCTGGCCGGCCTGGCCGCCCGCTCCCAGGGGGTCTCCCCCGACGAGGTCAACTACATCCCCTTCGCGGGCGGCGCCCAGGCGCTGACCTCCCTGCTCTCCGGCAGCATCGACGTCGGCGTCTCCGGCTACAACGAGTTCCGAGACCAGGTGGAGGCCGGGAACCTGCGGGTGCTCGGCGTCTCCGCCCGGGAGCGCGTGGACGGCCTGGAGGAGCACCCCACCCTCCCCGAGCAGGGGGTGGACGCGGTCCTGCCGAACTGGCGCGGCTTCATGGCCCCGCCCGGCATCACCGAGGAGGAGCGCGCCGAGCTCACCGCCGTCGTCGAGGAGATGGTGGCCACCCCGGAGTGGCAGGACACGCTGGAACGCAACCGGTGGGACGACACCTTCCAGTCCGGCCCCGAGTTCGAGGAGTTCCTGGAGGCCGAGATCGCCCGCATCACCGAGGTCACCGAGGAGCTGGGACTGTCATGA